The proteins below come from a single Eremothecium sinecaudum strain ATCC 58844 chromosome II, complete sequence genomic window:
- the NOP13 gene encoding Nop13p (Syntenic homolog of Ashbya gossypii ABL134C; Syntenic homolog of Saccharomyces cerevisiae YNL175C (NOP13)): MTSKSETKVESQDEAIAKVLKDPTKKRKAEDEIEIDLSQPVPLSKKQKRLLRRGKVTLEELNAKYNIDPKSIEDYNNEDKKESQDPKDAQGSESKKGGEKDTETTGDGDTKKARKFGVWIGNMSFDTSKEDIVRYLVNKTADSEDGGKILESDIIRVNMPLAKNDGKTVRNKGFAYLDFQTKEQMEAAIALSETQLNGRNLLIKNSKNFEGRPDKNDLVSMSKNPKSRILFVGNLSFDTTDELLKRHFQHCGEIVRIRMATFEDSGKCKGFAFIDFKDEAGATAALTDRSCRKIASRPIRMEYGEDRSSRHVRRRPAVETPHNSTRKEPSNITQIPEQTPSTFKKAFKEHKRQYSDYKDSNNRIKSSVALAGAQRASAGIVPSEGKKVKFD; encoded by the coding sequence ATGACTAGTAAAAGCGAAACTAAGGTAGAATCGCAGGACGAAGCAATTGCCAAGGTTTTGAAGGATCCAACCAAAAAGCGGAAGGCTGAAGATGAGATCGAGATTGATTTGAGTCAACCAGTTCCTCTTTCAAAGAAGCAGAAACGTTTGCTGAGACGAGGCAAAGTTACCCTTGAGGAGTTAAATGCCAAATATAATATTGATCCGAAGTCCATTGAAGATTACAATAATGAAGACAAGAAGGAAAGTCAGGATCCTAAGGATGCTCAAGGATCCGAAAGCAAAAAAGGCGGTGAAAAGGATACAGAAACAACGGGAGATGGTGACACCAAGAAAGCCAGAAAGTTTGGTGTTTGGATCGGAAACATGTCTTTTGACACTTCGAAAGAAGATATTGTACGCTACCTGGTGAATAAGACCGCTGACTCAGAAGACGGAGGCAAGATTCTCGAGTCTGATATTATCAGAGTGAACATGCCTTTAGCAAAGAACGACGGTAAAACAGTTAGGAATAAGGGGTTTGCCTACTTGGACTTCCAGACCAAGGAACAGATGGAGGCTGCTATCGCACTAAGCGAAACGCAACTCAATGGACGGAACCTGTTGATCAAAAACTCCAAGAATTTTGAGGGCAGGCCTGATAAGAACGATCTAGTTTCCATGTCTAAGAACCCCAAGTCCCGCATTCTGTTCGTTGGAAACTTATCCTTTGACACAACTGACGAATTACTTAAAAGGCACTTTCAGCACTGTGGGGAGATTGTTCGCATTAGAATGGCTACCTTTGAGGATAGTGGAAAGTGCAAGGGATTTGCTTTTATTGACTTTAAAGATGAAGCTGGAGCTACTGCGGCCCTTACTGACCGTAGTTGTCGAAAGATCGCCTCTCGTCCTATAAGAATGGAATATGGGGAAGACAGAAGCTCCAGACATGTCAGGAGAAGGCCTGCAGTAGAAACCCCACACAATTCTACCAGAAAGGAGCCATCAAACATTACTCAAATTCCGGAACAAACCCCCAGTACCTTCAAGAAGGCCTTCAAGGAACATAAGAGGCAGTATTCCGATTATAAAGACTCTAACAACCGTATAAAAAGCAGTGTAGCTCTAGCAGGGGCTCAAAGGGCTTCTGCAGGGATTGTTCCGTCAGAAGGTAAGAAGGTGAAGTTTGACTGA
- the TDA7 gene encoding Tda7p (Syntenic homolog of Ashbya gossypii ABL135C; Syntenic homolog of Saccharomyces cerevisiae YNL176C (TDA7) and YDL211C) encodes MPHIELRSNYSLTVSTRHTGSSSLGDHQLFSTGIVDTTTIRNFFSDGKITGTTNEHFGTINPSNALPPYYETSKDSSSDKLNGLSPNPNMPSSSPPIDSGSTTTTPGIGTGLPLNPSVPPVKSIEPTTTPPLQPAVDPTFTSKNNQSFMPSGNSTSTPFRTQLTTAGPRISDHPFSYTNNSAALLTAFSRTTHDSVSKDLQNTTTDSKNHHNNSYVSHPHGRGQTLTDVESTPLFIPQDATVSEESNPTPALYSSNIQNEQGTECIQVVYTQAYEITASCTTFLAGILSTVTIPPAEYATYAIPTGTITTDISYYKSRTGFFALNNGLRAYRNQIIGGVVGSFAGLVICALLMYGVWRFIKRRRLSLDDQGEFTHDIGQRVGYPVLPQKAASNYRRNATRNYSNASKGASFTLNQNQLKTRWWDKLPYRALSASKLIPTLRQPKEDSMTDNESADPFRDEVNFKHRKRPPPLPPSRSLNSPTPIVPIPETRPSSVINQYSYISSMDESSSDCTTSEAMTDNDLYPIHLDHRERMEMRDAGYLQSHSQQSYLKEMI; translated from the coding sequence ATGCCACATATTGAACTGAGGTCAAATTATAGTTTGACTGTATCTACTAGGCATACTGGATCTTCATCATTGGGAGATCATCAATTGTTCTCGACTGGTATAGTCGATACCACGACTATAAGGAATTTCTTTAGCGATGGCAAAATTACTGGGACGACAAACGAACATTTTGGGACGATCAATCCTTCAAATGCATTGCCCCCATATTATGAAACTTCAAAGGACAGTTCGTCTGATAAGCTAAATGGTTTATCGCCCAACCCGAACATGCCATCTAGTAGTCCTCCAATTGATAGTGGTTCAACCACAACAACCCCTGGTATTGGTACAGGTTTGCCGTTGAATCCTTCTGTTCCGCCCGTTAAGTCGATCGAACCAACAACTACGCCTCCTTTACAACCTGCCGTGGATCCAACTTTTACATCGAAAAACAATCAATCATTTATGCCAAGTGGAAACTCTACCTCTACACCGTTCCGAACTCAACTCACGACGGCAGGTCCACGAATCAGTGACCACCCCTTTTCATATACTAACAACTCAGCAGCACTACTGACTGCTTTCAGCAGGACTACTCACGATAGTGTTAGCAAGGACTTACAGAATACAACGACAGACTCTAAAAATCACCACAATAACAGCTACGTTTCCCACCCGCATGGCCGTGGGCAAACTCTTACTGATGTAGAATCTACACCGCTCTTTATTCCACAGGACGCCACAGTGTCTGAGGAAAGCAATCCAACCCCTGCTCTATACTCGTCCAACATTCAAAACGAACAAGGAACTGAATGTATCCAGGTGGTTTATACCCAGGCATATGAGATCACTGCATCTTGCACCACTTTTTTGGCTGGTATTCTTTCCACAGTTACTATACCTCCTGCAGAGTACGCCACATATGCAATCCCAACTGGTACTATCACAACGGATATCTCCTACTACAAGAGCAGAACTGGTTTTTTTGCTCTTAATAACGGCCTTAGAGCGTATAGAAACCAAATCATAGGTGGTGTGGTTGGTTCGTTTGCGGGACTTGTAATTTGCGCGTTACTAATGTACGGTGTATGGCGTTTTATCAAGCGACGCAGACTATCTTTAGATGACCAAGGTGAATTCACACACGACATTGGTCAACGCGTAGGTTATCCAGTTCTGCCGCAGAAGGCCGCATCCAACTACAGGCGCAATGCCACTAGAAACTACTCAAACGCCTCTAAAGGGGCATCCTTTACATtaaatcaaaatcaattGAAGACACGTTGGTGGGATAAGCTGCCATATCGTGCTTTGAGCGCAAGTAAGCTCATCCCAACATTGAGACAGCCAAAGGAAGACTCAATGACTGATAATGAGTCAGCAGACCCCTTCCGCGACGAGGTAAACTTCAAGCACAGGAAGCGCCCCCCTCCATTGCCGCCTTCACGATCTTTAAACTCTCCTACCCCTATAGTTCCCATACCCGAAACCAGACCTTCTTCAGTTATTAACCAATACTCTTATATCAGCTCCATGGACGAATCTTCATCTGACTGTACCACATCTGAAGCCATGACCGACAATGATCTGTATCCGATCCACTTAGATCATAGAGAAAGAATGGAAATGCGAGATGCTGGTTATCTACAATCGCATTCCCAGCAGAGTTACCTCAAGGAGATGATTTAA
- the MRPL22 gene encoding mitochondrial 54S ribosomal protein uL22m (Syntenic homolog of Ashbya gossypii ABL136C; Syntenic homolog of Saccharomyces cerevisiae YNL177C (MRPL22)) gives MFPQSLTPIFRGTLTKFVCRRALSASSVTFNADKGNLLGSLTKDFDISKHNDPSSISSKFEMAAGSQAKPEENKATAIEEVTVEGDHELQKYIESAQEPPALAVESLLSPLKRRIYEANCKANGGFYKMSTVVQLPDSKVKYVLKLTRDEIAVLEPSVYLKSFRLKSSFKKATDLLRLVGGMDLKKAITQCHFSDKKIARDVAVLLDQGVEDARKLGLDPDDLYIAQAWTGSDGKWSKGVDIKGRGRTGIIARPYVHVRFVLRTKSITLRRLQYEKRLKQKQKAPWIQLRDKPIRGVMGGAYKW, from the coding sequence ATGTTTCCGCAATCCCTGACACCAATATTTAGGGGTACACTTACAAAATTTGTTTGTAGGAGGGCCCTTAGTGCCAGCTCTGTGACTTTTAATGCAGATAAGGGCAATTTACTTGGTTCGCTTACAAAAGACTTTGATATATCCAAGCATAATGATCCATCTAGCATATCCAGCAAGTTTGAGATGGCTGCAGGAAGTCAGGCTAAGCCCGAAGAGAATAAAGCTACAGCAATCGAGGAGGTTACAGTTGAAGGAGATCATGAGTTACAGAAGTATATAGAAAGTGCGCAAGAGCCTCCTGCTTTAGCAGTTGAGTCGCTACTATCTCCGCTAAAGAGAAGGATATACGAGGCTAACTGTAAAGCCAATGGTGGCTTTTACAAGATGTCTACGGTTGTTCAATTGCCAGATTCTAAAGTAAAATATGTTTTGAAGCTAACACGTGATGAAATTGCTGTTTTGGAACCAAGTGTCTACCTCAAGTCGTTTAGGTTGAAATCTTCTTTTAAGAAGGCTACCGATCTTCTTAGATTAGTTGGTGGCATGGATCTTAAGAAGGCTATTACGCAATGTCATTTCTCAGACAAAAAAATTGCACGAGACGTTGCTGTACTACTAGATCAAGGTGTCGAAGATGCTAGGAAGTTGGGCCTTGATCCTGATGATCTATATATTGCGCAAGCTTGGACAGGAAGCGATGGTAAATGGAGCAAAGGCGTAGATATAAAAGGTAGAGGAAGGACGGGTATCATAGCTCGTCCTTATGTTCACGTCAGGTTTGTTCTAAGAACCAAGAGTATTACATTGAGGAGATTGCAATACGAAAAGCGTTTAAAGCAGAAACAAAAAGCGCCATGGATCCAGCTAAGAGATAAACCAATCAGAGGTGTCATGGGAGGCGCCTACAAGTGGTAA
- the SHR3 gene encoding Shr3p (Syntenic homolog of Ashbya gossypii ABL137W; Syntenic homolog of Saccharomyces cerevisiae YDL212W (SHR3)): protein MVRFTYRDVCTIGSALILMSTCFIMGVFFANQTYDYHILFNPKMTQEHYDNALRHYQTLYYTSPKVLYAFAAFATLGMLGSLARVYKPNPELQLFEYGSMGMYFIGICVFLTNIKTGVESAVHGNWGEVTQNQGLAVIASSNIILLLVFSGVIALQAGLWYTEWEYEQRLAEFNSKEAAEAKPAAVEEKKRPAKGSGGKKNAKKE, encoded by the coding sequence ATGGTTAGATTTACTTATAGAGATGTTTGCACTATTGGCAGTGCGCTAATTTTGATGTCAACCTGTTTCATTATGGGTGTGTTCTTCGCTAACCAAACTTACGATTACCATATTTTGTTCAATCCTAAAATGACTCAAGAGCACTATGACAATGCTCTAAGACACTATCAGACATTATACTACACTTCTCCTAAGGTCCTATATGCATTTGCAGCTTTTGCTACTTTAGGTATGCTAGGGTCTCTTGCTAGGGTCTATAAGCCAAACCCTGAATTACAACTATTCGAATATGGTTCTATGGGGATGTACTTTATTGGTATCTGTGTGTTTTTGACCAATATCAAGACTGGGGTTGAATCAGCTGTCCACGGTAACTGGGGTGAAGTCACTCAAAACCAAGGATTGGCAGTGATTGCCTCTTCTAACATCATTCTATTGTTGGTATTCTCTGGTGTGATTGCCTTACAAGCTGGTTTATGGTATACTGAGTGGGAATACGAGCAAAGATTGGCTGAATTCAATAGTAAGGAGGCCGCAGAAGCTAAGCCTGCTGCTGTTGAGGAAAAGAAGCGGCCTGCAAAAGGATCAGGTGGCAAGAAGAACGCCAAGAAAGAGTAA
- the RPS3 gene encoding 40S ribosomal protein uS3 (Syntenic homolog of Ashbya gossypii ABL138W; Syntenic homolog of Saccharomyces cerevisiae YNL178W (RPS3)): MVTVISKKRKLVADGVFYAELNEFFTRELAEEGYSGVEVRVTPTTTEVIIRATRTQDVLGENGRRINELTLLVQKRFKYQPGTIVLFAERVQDRGLSAVAQAESLKFKLLNGLAIRRAAYGVVRYVMESGAKGCEVVISGKLRAARAKSMKFADGFLIHSGQPVNDFIDTATRHVLLRQGVLGIKVKIMKDPSKSRTGPKSLPDAVEILEPKDEEPVLKPSVKDYRPKPAQAQPEEVQVAEGA, translated from the coding sequence ATGGTTACTGTTATTTCCAAGAAGCGTAAGCTTGTCGCTGACGGTGTTTTCTACGCCGAATTGAACGAATTCTTCACCAGAGAGTTGGCTGAGGAAGGTTACTCTGGTGTCGAAGTCAGAGTTACCCCAACCACCACTGAAGTTATCATCAGAGCCACCAGAACTCAAGACGTTTTGGGTGAAAATGGTAGAAGAATCAACGAATTGACCTTGTTGGTTCAAAAGAGATTCAAGTACCAACCAGGTACTATTGTCTTGTTCGCTGAGAGAGTCCAAGACCGTGGTTTGTCCGCTGTTGCTCAAGCTGAATCCTTGAAGTTCAAATTGTTGAACGGTTTGGCTATCAGAAGAGCCGCTTACGGTGTTGTTAGATACGTTATGGAATCCGGTGCCAAGGGTTGTGAAGTCGTTATCTCTGGTAAGTTGAGAGCTGCTAGAGCTAAGTCCATGAAGTTCGCTGACGGTTTCTTGATCCACTCTGGTCAACCAGTCAACGACTTCATCGACACTGCTACAAGACACGTCTTGTTGAGACAAGGTGTTCTAGGTATCAAGGTTAAGATTATGAAGGACCCATCTAAGAGCAGAACCGGTCCAAAGTCCTTGCCTGATGCTGTTGAAATCTTGGAGCCAAAGGATGAAGAGCCAGTTTTGAAGCCATCTGTTAAGGATTACAGACCAAAACCTGCTCAAGCTCAACCAGAAGAGGTCCAAGTTGCTGAAGGTGCTTAA
- the RHO5 gene encoding Rho family GTPase RHO5 (Syntenic homolog of Ashbya gossypii ABL139C; Syntenic homolog of Saccharomyces cerevisiae YNL180C (RHO5)) yields MRSIKCVVVGDGAVGKTSLLISYTTNSFPEDYIPTVFDNYTTTIALEDINSPNGTHQIYKLHLWDTAGQEEYDRLRPLSYPQTDIFIICFSVNERASFHNAFDKWFPEIRHNTNTESTEWFLKSGKYPILLVGTKADLRDSAHEEDRLREINEDFVSRAEIKRLVTECGFMGYVECSAATQEGVVEVFETAVRCVIYEQDGLLRRNHQGHVAVNTTSAFAYMGDMNDDENGIKNASNRYGFEGGSDGAAKTRGRGQSSKAPQSPKKKTRKVSKCVIL; encoded by the coding sequence ATGAGGTCGATTAAGTGCGTTGTAGTCGGTGATGGTGCTGTTGGTAAGACATCGTTGTTAATTTCATACACAACGAATAGTTTCCCAGAAGACTATATTCCCACCGTTTTCGATAACTACACTACAACAATTGCGCTTGAAGATATCAATTCGCCCAATGGAACTCATCAGATTTACAAGCTACACCTGTGGGATACTGCTGGTCAGGAGGAATACGACAGACTACGGCCACTGTCGTACCCGCAAACCGATATATTCATAATTTGTTTTAGCGTTAATGAACGCGCTAGTTTTCATAATGCTTTTGACAAGTGGTTTCCTGAGATTAGGCACAACACGAACACGGAGAGCACTGAATGGTTCCTGAAAAGTGGTAAATACCCGATCTTGCTTGTGGGTACGAAAGCCGACTTGCGTGACAGTGCTCATGAGGAGGATAGACTGAGGGAGATCAACGAAGATTTCGTATCACGTGCGGAGATCAAGAGGCTTGTTACTGAATGTGGGTTCATGGGCTACGTGGAGTGCTCAGCTGCCACTCAGGAGGGGGTGGTTGAAGTGTTTGAGACTGCAGTGAGATGCGTCATATATGAGCAAGACGGACTTTTACGTCGTAACCATCAGGGCCATGTTGCGGTTAACACCACATCTGCCTTCGCCTACATGGGCGATATGAACGATGATGAAAATGGCATTAAGAATGCGTCCAATAGGTACGGCTTTGAGGGGGGGTCAGATGGAGCTGCCAAGACTAGAGGGCGGGGACAATCATCAAAAGCGCCACAAAGCCCAAAGAAAAAGACGAGAAAGGTGTCGAAATGTGTTATCTTATAG